One Salmo trutta unplaced genomic scaffold, fSalTru1.1, whole genome shotgun sequence DNA window includes the following coding sequences:
- the LOC115183298 gene encoding hematopoietically-expressed homeobox protein hhex-like produces the protein MQYQHSASSAMGVPLYAPTPIQPVHPTPFYIEDILGRNDTMAQSSAVVSTPNLPSPNSSFTSLVSPYRTPIYEPTPIHHPALSHHAALTATYASGAFANSLYPFHRSMGDYTHALLRHDPLGKQLLWSPFIQRPLHKRKGGQVRFSNDQTIELEKKFETQKYLSPPERKRLAKMLQLSERQVKTWFQNRRAKWRRLKQENPTGSKTDLEDESTGRNSEERPESGVNLSPGRDQRCKAIEMTHTHSLLQCSTSSPLSQGQIESDVSDDTDQELDIEDDMEFPLNPPI, from the exons ATGCAGTACCAACACAGTGCGTCTTCAGCCATGGGTGTTCCTCTTTACGCGCCGACCCCTATCCAACCCGTCCACCCAACTCCATTCTACATAGAAGATATCCTGGGGAGAAATGACACCATGGCCcagtcttcagcggtggtctcTACGCCAAATCTACCGTCACCGAATTCATCCTTCACCAGTTTGGTCTCTCCGTACCGGACTCCTATCTATGAACCGACACCGATCCACCACCCTGCGTTGTCTCACCACGCTGCCCTGACCGCCACGTATGCCTCCGGGGCTTTCGCTAATTCACTGTATCCATTCCACCGCTCTATGGGGGACTATACTCACGCTCTACTCAGACACGATCCGCTGG GTAAACAACTTCTATGGAGTCCGTTTATTCAGCGTCCACTACACAAGAGAAAAGGTGGACAAGTCCGATTCTCCAACGACCAGACGATAGAGTTGGAAAAGAAGTTTGAGACCCAGAAATACCTCTCACCCCCAGAACGAAAACGACTGGCAAAAATGTTACAACTGAGTGAACGACAG GTGAAGACGTGGTTCCAAAATCGAAGAGCCAAGTGGAGGCGACTGAAGCAG GAAAACCCTACCGGCAGTAAGACAGATCTGGAGGACGAGAGCACCGGGAGAAACAGCGAGGAGAGACCGGAGTCCGGTGTGAACCTCAGTCCGGGCCGGGATCAGAGATGTAAGGCTATAGAGATGACCCACACTCACAGTCTGTTACAGTGTTCCACATCATCGCCTCTATCACAAGGACAAATAGAGTCAGACGTTTCAGATGATACAGACCAAGAGTTGGACATAGAGGATGACATGGAGTTCCCACTGAATCCACCGATATGA